From a single Intestinibaculum porci genomic region:
- a CDS encoding purine biosynthesis protein PurH, with protein sequence MKILISETTREEREKIVSDALGNTDGLCDGCACGITKMYDDYIEGRKELSEIHQAFEKERNR encoded by the coding sequence ATGAAAATCCTGATTAGCGAAACAACGCGTGAAGAACGCGAAAAAATCGTCAGTGATGCCCTTGGCAATACGGATGGCCTCTGCGATGGCTGCGCCTGTGGGATTACAAAGATGTATGACGATTACATTGAAGGACGTAAAGAATTATCAGAAATTCATCAGGCATTTGAAAAGGAGAGAAACCGCTAG